The following coding sequences are from one Geitlerinema sp. PCC 9228 window:
- the kaiC gene encoding circadian clock protein KaiC — protein sequence MTSNSPEQEFAPKAIESVEKIRTTIEGFDDISHGGLPVGRTTLVSGTSGTGKTLFAVQFLYNGIVRFDEPGVFVTFEESPTDIIKNACSFGWDIQQLIYEGKSFILDASPDPEGQEVVGNFDLSALIERLQYAIRKYKAKRVSIDSITAVFQQYDAALVVRREIFRLVARLKQLGVTTIMTTERESEYGAVARFGVEEFVSDNVVIVRNVIEGERRRRTIEILKLRGTTHMKGEYPFTITNEGINIFPLGAMRLTQRSSNVRVSSGVQALDKMCGGGFFKDSIILATGATGTGKTLLVSKFLEEGCQQGEPAILFAYEESRAQLLRNAQSWGIDFEEMEKRGLLKIICAYPESAGLEDHLQIIKTEIAAMKPTRLAIDSLSALARGVSNNAFRQFVIGVTGYAKQEEITGFFTNTTDQFLGSNSITDSHISTITDTILMLQYVEIRGEMARAINVFKMRGSWHDKGIREYTITGVGPELKDSFRNYERIITGSPTRVGVDEKTELSRIVKGVQGKGDQGNT from the coding sequence ATGACATCGAACAGTCCAGAACAAGAGTTCGCTCCCAAAGCAATTGAAAGCGTAGAAAAAATCCGCACCACAATCGAGGGATTTGACGATATCAGTCACGGTGGGTTGCCCGTTGGTAGAACCACATTGGTCAGTGGGACATCGGGAACGGGAAAAACTTTATTTGCCGTTCAATTTCTGTATAATGGCATCGTTCGTTTTGACGAACCTGGTGTATTTGTAACTTTTGAAGAATCGCCTACAGATATCATTAAAAATGCTTGTAGCTTTGGCTGGGACATACAACAACTAATCTACGAAGGGAAATCTTTTATCCTCGATGCCTCCCCAGACCCAGAAGGTCAGGAAGTGGTGGGCAACTTCGACCTATCGGCGCTCATCGAACGGCTGCAGTACGCCATTCGCAAATATAAAGCCAAGCGCGTCTCCATCGACTCCATCACCGCCGTTTTTCAACAATACGATGCTGCTTTGGTGGTACGGCGGGAAATTTTTCGCCTGGTTGCCCGTTTGAAGCAGTTGGGGGTCACCACTATTATGACCACGGAACGGGAAAGCGAATACGGTGCCGTAGCGCGCTTTGGCGTGGAAGAATTTGTCTCCGACAATGTGGTCATCGTTCGCAACGTCATCGAAGGAGAACGGCGGCGGCGGACCATTGAAATTTTGAAGCTGCGGGGTACCACCCACATGAAAGGGGAATATCCCTTCACCATCACCAACGAGGGCATTAACATCTTCCCGTTGGGTGCCATGCGTCTGACCCAACGCTCTTCCAACGTGCGCGTTTCCTCCGGCGTGCAAGCATTGGATAAAATGTGCGGCGGTGGCTTTTTCAAAGACTCTATTATCCTGGCTACTGGCGCTACCGGGACCGGCAAAACCCTGCTGGTGAGCAAATTCTTGGAAGAAGGCTGCCAGCAAGGAGAACCCGCCATTTTGTTTGCCTACGAAGAATCCCGCGCCCAACTGCTGCGCAACGCCCAATCCTGGGGCATTGACTTTGAGGAAATGGAAAAGCGGGGCTTGCTGAAAATTATTTGTGCCTATCCGGAATCGGCGGGATTGGAAGACCACCTGCAAATTATCAAAACTGAAATTGCTGCCATGAAGCCCACCCGACTGGCAATTGACTCCCTGTCGGCTTTGGCACGCGGGGTGAGCAACAATGCTTTCCGCCAGTTCGTGATTGGGGTGACCGGCTATGCCAAGCAGGAGGAAATCACTGGCTTTTTCACCAATACCACCGACCAATTTTTGGGGTCTAATTCCATTACCGACTCCCATATTTCCACCATTACCGACACGATTTTAATGCTGCAGTATGTGGAAATTCGCGGGGAAATGGCGCGGGCGATTAACGTGTTTAAAATGCGCGGTTCCTGGCACGATAAGGGGATTCGCGAATACACGATTACCGGTGTGGGTCCGGAGTTGAAGGATTCGTTTCGCAACTACGAACGCATTATTACCGGTTCGCCCACCCGCGTGGGGGTGGACGAGAAAACCGAGCTTTCGCGGATTGTCAAAGGCGTGCAAGGCAAGGGCGACCAGGGAAATACGTAG
- the cas6 gene encoding CRISPR-associated endoribonuclease Cas6: MPRHQHKLHSTTATVLSEDNTWPADSSLVGLVFELSPKKDVSLFPQYAIGLHAWFLDQVRSQDPELSAYLHDGQSEKPFTVSRLEGDLENSGRQVLLRAESSYRWYVTALSATVAEWMREWLQDPPEVVELHNAPLRINAIRLSHPPTSYQQLWRTKPLRSVTLSFVSPTGFRHKGHHLPLPVPVNVFHSYLRRWNDFSEMPFDTDAFLKWVDEHIAIARHQVSSVKVAAGKRGSITGFTGEVEFCVSTQGRQYPEFQQLFSALANLAPYCGTGHKTPFGLGQTRRGHQKSNVQSEILPVEDQLAQRIEQLTQILLATQKRTGGTRAHSVCEIRATILARREFGESLQAIAQDLQMPYETVKSYVKLARRALKA; the protein is encoded by the coding sequence ATGCCGCGTCACCAACACAAGCTACACTCAACAACCGCTACGGTTCTCTCAGAAGACAACACCTGGCCTGCGGATAGTTCGCTGGTGGGGTTGGTTTTCGAGCTTTCCCCCAAAAAGGATGTATCCCTATTTCCGCAATATGCCATTGGGTTGCACGCTTGGTTTCTCGACCAAGTGCGATCGCAAGACCCAGAGCTATCTGCCTACCTGCACGACGGTCAGTCGGAAAAACCCTTTACCGTCTCTCGTTTGGAAGGTGACTTGGAAAATAGCGGTAGGCAAGTGCTGCTGCGCGCGGAATCTAGCTATCGTTGGTACGTCACAGCTCTATCGGCAACGGTGGCAGAATGGATGCGGGAGTGGCTGCAAGACCCACCCGAAGTGGTAGAGCTGCACAATGCCCCATTGCGGATTAACGCCATTCGCCTTTCCCATCCCCCCACCAGCTACCAGCAGTTGTGGCGAACCAAACCCTTGCGTTCGGTAACGTTAAGTTTTGTTAGTCCTACGGGATTTCGCCACAAAGGGCACCACTTACCTTTGCCGGTACCGGTGAATGTATTTCACAGCTACCTGCGCCGTTGGAATGATTTTTCGGAAATGCCTTTCGATACCGATGCTTTTTTGAAGTGGGTAGACGAACACATTGCGATCGCGCGCCACCAGGTATCCTCCGTCAAAGTAGCAGCGGGCAAGCGGGGGTCGATTACCGGCTTTACCGGCGAAGTAGAATTTTGCGTCAGTACCCAAGGGCGGCAGTATCCAGAATTCCAGCAGCTCTTTTCCGCCCTCGCCAACTTAGCCCCCTACTGCGGCACCGGTCACAAAACCCCCTTTGGTTTGGGGCAAACCCGGCGGGGGCATCAAAAAAGCAACGTTCAATCGGAAATTTTGCCCGTAGAAGACCAACTCGCCCAGCGCATCGAACAGCTGACACAAATTCTTTTAGCCACCCAAAAACGCACGGGGGGCACCCGCGCCCATTCCGTTTGTGAAATTCGGGCGACCATTTTAGCCAGGCGCGAGTTTGGCGAATCCCTGCAAGCGATCGCGCAAGATTTGCAAATGCCTTACGAAACCGTGAAAAGCTACGTAAAGCTGGCACGCCGGGCCTTAAAAGCATAA